A genomic segment from Marinobacter subterrani encodes:
- a CDS encoding MaoC family dehydratase — MLTVELDELDHHKDSVIGYSPWKTITQEMIQAFADATGDHQWIHLDVERAERESPWKSTVAHGYLTASLIPLLNQQVIDVQGKSASINYGLNKLRFPAAVKSGGQIRSKMELLDVSRIDDQRTLATYRTTVEIRGEDKPACVVENLAMYIR; from the coding sequence ATGCTGACAGTGGAACTGGACGAGCTCGACCACCACAAGGACTCGGTAATTGGCTACAGTCCCTGGAAAACCATCACCCAGGAGATGATACAGGCCTTCGCCGATGCCACCGGTGACCACCAGTGGATTCATCTGGATGTGGAGCGGGCGGAGCGTGAGTCACCGTGGAAGAGCACCGTGGCCCACGGCTATCTGACCGCCTCCCTGATTCCACTGCTGAACCAGCAGGTCATTGACGTGCAGGGCAAGAGCGCCAGCATCAATTACGGCCTGAACAAGCTACGCTTCCCCGCCGCCGTGAAATCGGGCGGCCAGATCCGCAGCAAGATGGAACTGCTGGACGTGTCGAGGATAGATGATCAACGAACGCTGGCCACCTATCGCACCACGGTGGAAATACGGGGCGAAGACAAGCCCGCGTGTGTGGTGGAAAATCTGGCCATGTATATCCGCTGA
- a CDS encoding EAL domain-containing protein: protein MESIAEGIETEAQRQILEQLGCPLGQGFYFFALMCFLHLCAPGPLPVISDS from the coding sequence ATCGAGTCGATCGCCGAGGGTATTGAGACCGAGGCTCAGCGGCAAATCCTCGAGCAACTGGGGTGTCCTCTGGGACAAGGCTTCTATTTTTTCGCACTTATGTGCTTTCTGCACCTTTGTGCGCCGGGACCCTTGCCTGTAATATCGGACTCTTGA
- a CDS encoding helix-turn-helix domain-containing protein: protein MNLGQAIRRLRKQQGMTLAELADRCDSHVGNLSRIERSLARPSLELLYRLAEALDLSLTDIFSVAEKQQLDSQQVALNAAFISLLEADRQLLLEFAELLQKRSIRPMDSVSVGKDALPAEKPGLSDPPPSAGRQGHPRRRSR from the coding sequence ATGAACCTAGGGCAGGCAATCAGGCGCTTGAGGAAGCAGCAGGGCATGACCCTGGCTGAGCTTGCCGACCGCTGTGACTCCCATGTAGGCAACCTTTCACGGATCGAGAGATCTCTGGCAAGGCCAAGTCTGGAACTTCTGTACCGGCTGGCAGAGGCTCTGGATCTATCCTTGACGGATATCTTCTCAGTCGCCGAGAAACAGCAGCTCGACTCTCAGCAAGTCGCGCTCAATGCGGCCTTCATTTCACTTCTGGAGGCAGACCGCCAACTTCTGCTTGAATTCGCAGAGCTCCTGCAGAAGCGATCAATCCGTCCAATGGACTCTGTCAGTGTGGGCAAGGACGCATTACCTGCTGAAAAACCCGGTTTATCCGACCCCCCTCCTTCGGCGGGGCGCCAAGGGCATCCCCGCCGCCGATCAAGATAA
- a CDS encoding methyl-accepting chemotaxis protein, whose translation MNSSVKVKLLAAFGFTLLLIAGTALSSYSAFNDLFEGNKNIKAVSEINSLVDAARFNEKNFFLRNEPRYVEGAIAAIESASALAEQEQKILQNPEQKDAMAVIRKDLGEYRAAFQRIVEQRAQKAAAEKSMEASARQAVESFIQLEQFFQARAQEQFRAGREADARESLRLVRRSGELARQMLDARRIEKNYVIAEDPADATALIQRIEAIKEGASELARLADTDAAKARIGELDKALGSYEGLFSALTENVATMNQNEARVVELAREAQEKAKSALGFEQERMSKTRDDALLILFGATLVALVFGTGSALLITRSIVRPLEQLVDHAGKVADGDLSNNIHTDRKDDLGRLMMAMQVMTENLRHMVKEVSDGIAQIASSAEELSSVTEQTSAGAAQQRDQTDQVATAMNEMTATIQEVAKNAEAAASAASESDTKANDGHNVVTTAIHGIETLSTEINQSAELISKLRDDSANIGTILDVIRDIAEQTNLLALNAAIEAARAGEQGRGFAVVADEVRGLAQRTHQSTGEIENLVNALQQGAKDAVESMHNNIKSAESSVQVSRTAGEALSSIAESVSTIQSMNHQIATAVEEQTSVAEEISENVVSIREVTDQNATANDQIAISSNDLAQLGSDLKRVAERFKV comes from the coding sequence TTGAATTCGTCTGTAAAAGTTAAACTCCTGGCAGCATTCGGATTTACACTTTTACTCATAGCCGGTACAGCGCTCTCCTCTTACTCTGCTTTTAACGACCTCTTCGAAGGCAACAAAAACATCAAGGCCGTTTCCGAAATCAACAGCCTGGTCGACGCGGCTCGATTCAATGAAAAGAATTTCTTCCTTCGCAATGAGCCTCGTTATGTCGAAGGCGCCATAGCCGCGATCGAATCGGCCAGTGCCCTTGCCGAGCAGGAACAAAAAATCCTGCAAAATCCTGAACAAAAAGATGCCATGGCCGTCATCCGCAAAGATCTTGGCGAATATCGGGCAGCGTTCCAGCGAATAGTTGAACAACGGGCGCAAAAAGCAGCCGCCGAGAAGTCGATGGAAGCCAGTGCACGACAGGCGGTCGAAAGCTTCATCCAACTGGAGCAGTTTTTTCAGGCCCGCGCGCAGGAGCAGTTCCGAGCAGGCCGGGAAGCAGACGCCCGGGAAAGCCTGCGTCTGGTTCGTCGTTCCGGCGAGCTGGCCCGCCAGATGCTGGATGCCCGCCGGATTGAAAAAAACTACGTAATCGCGGAGGACCCTGCCGATGCCACGGCTCTGATTCAGCGAATAGAAGCCATCAAGGAAGGCGCCTCGGAGCTCGCGCGCCTTGCCGACACAGACGCAGCCAAAGCCAGGATCGGCGAACTTGACAAAGCCCTCGGTTCCTATGAAGGGCTGTTCAGCGCTTTAACCGAAAACGTGGCGACTATGAATCAGAATGAGGCCCGGGTCGTTGAACTTGCCCGAGAGGCCCAGGAAAAGGCTAAATCTGCCCTCGGGTTTGAACAGGAACGAATGAGCAAAACCAGAGATGATGCCTTGCTCATCCTGTTTGGGGCGACTCTGGTGGCACTGGTGTTTGGCACTGGATCGGCACTGTTGATTACCCGATCCATTGTGCGCCCACTCGAGCAACTCGTTGACCATGCGGGGAAAGTCGCTGATGGCGACCTTAGCAATAACATCCACACCGACCGTAAGGACGACCTCGGAAGATTGATGATGGCCATGCAGGTGATGACTGAAAACCTTCGTCATATGGTGAAGGAGGTCTCCGATGGTATTGCACAGATTGCCAGTTCGGCAGAAGAGTTGTCTTCCGTAACCGAGCAGACCAGTGCCGGGGCGGCGCAGCAGCGCGACCAGACCGACCAGGTGGCTACTGCCATGAACGAGATGACAGCGACCATTCAGGAGGTGGCAAAAAACGCCGAAGCGGCCGCCAGTGCTGCGTCTGAATCCGATACCAAGGCCAATGACGGGCATAACGTTGTCACGACAGCGATACACGGGATCGAAACGCTTTCCACAGAAATCAACCAGAGTGCAGAGTTAATCTCCAAACTTCGGGACGACAGTGCCAATATCGGCACCATCCTGGATGTGATCCGTGACATCGCCGAACAGACCAATTTGCTGGCGCTGAATGCCGCCATTGAAGCAGCCAGGGCGGGAGAACAAGGCCGGGGATTTGCGGTCGTTGCCGACGAAGTCCGTGGACTGGCGCAACGGACCCACCAGTCAACAGGTGAAATCGAAAACCTGGTCAATGCCCTCCAGCAAGGCGCAAAAGACGCCGTCGAAAGCATGCACAATAACATCAAGAGCGCAGAATCCTCGGTTCAGGTTTCACGCACAGCGGGCGAGGCGTTATCCAGCATTGCTGAATCGGTATCGACCATCCAGTCGATGAACCATCAGATTGCGACGGCCGTTGAGGAACAGACGTCCGTCGCCGAGGAGATCAGTGAAAATGTGGTGAGCATTCGCGAGGTGACCGACCAGAACGCCACCGCCAACGATCAGATTGCGATTTCCTCCAATGATCTGGCTCAACTCGGAAGTGATCTCAAGCGGGTCGCCGAGCGCTTCAAGGTATAA
- a CDS encoding long-chain fatty acid--CoA ligase produces the protein MTFTRHYAVWPRELPKSLALPRTSVFANLEISARRYPDRNAIIFYDASMTYSRLFREVETMAGYLQAQGVAKGDRVLLYMQNSPQYVVAYYAILRADAVVIPVNPMNRAAELEHFVADTGARVCLAGQELAGFIAPLLETTDLEQIVVASYSTYAAPDTDLALPAEVAAPAWSQAQAGMVSWEQALAAGHMPSAHTAGPDDLAVIPYSSGTTGAPKGCMHTHRSVMATAVHRSFWNVSTVNTMQLATLPFFHVTGMTGSMNSPIFSGSCTVIMTRWDRTTAARLIERYKVTGWANIVTMAVDFLSNPEIGQYDLSSLTTIGGGGAAMPEAVAVKLKTITGLDYIEGYGLSETMAATHINPTNRPKPQCLGIPVFDVDSRIIDVDTLQEKGPGETGEIVSNGPQVTIGYWNRPSETEAAFVEIDGKRFFRTGDLGYYDEEGYFFMVDRVKRMINASGFKVWPSEVEGLMYRHPAIHEVCIISSPDPKRGETVKACIVLTPEAEGKTTAGDITSWCKEQMAAYKIPTLIEFVSELPKSPTGKLMWRALQEEEWQGKA, from the coding sequence ATGACCTTTACCCGCCATTACGCCGTCTGGCCGAGAGAACTGCCCAAAAGCCTGGCGCTGCCCCGGACCAGCGTGTTTGCCAACCTGGAAATTTCCGCGCGGCGTTATCCCGACCGTAACGCCATCATTTTTTACGATGCGTCGATGACCTATAGCCGGCTGTTCCGGGAAGTAGAGACGATGGCGGGCTACCTGCAGGCCCAGGGTGTGGCGAAAGGCGATCGGGTGTTGCTGTACATGCAGAACTCGCCCCAGTACGTGGTTGCCTATTACGCCATTCTCCGCGCCGATGCCGTGGTGATTCCCGTTAACCCGATGAACCGGGCAGCGGAACTGGAGCACTTCGTGGCGGATACCGGTGCCCGTGTTTGCCTGGCGGGCCAGGAACTGGCCGGCTTTATCGCCCCGTTGCTGGAAACCACCGATCTGGAGCAGATTGTGGTGGCCTCCTACAGTACCTATGCCGCCCCGGACACCGATCTGGCCTTGCCGGCGGAAGTGGCCGCCCCGGCCTGGTCGCAGGCCCAGGCCGGCATGGTTAGTTGGGAGCAGGCGCTGGCAGCCGGTCATATGCCATCGGCGCACACCGCCGGCCCGGACGATCTCGCGGTGATTCCCTACAGCTCCGGCACCACCGGCGCGCCCAAGGGCTGCATGCACACGCACCGCAGCGTGATGGCCACGGCCGTGCACCGGTCGTTCTGGAACGTGAGTACCGTCAACACGATGCAACTGGCCACCTTGCCGTTCTTCCACGTGACCGGCATGACCGGCTCCATGAACAGCCCCATCTTCAGCGGCTCATGCACGGTGATCATGACCCGCTGGGATCGCACCACTGCAGCGCGGCTGATTGAGCGTTACAAGGTCACCGGCTGGGCCAATATCGTCACCATGGCGGTGGATTTTCTCTCCAACCCCGAGATTGGCCAGTATGATCTGTCCAGCCTCACCACCATCGGCGGTGGCGGCGCCGCCATGCCCGAGGCTGTGGCGGTAAAACTCAAGACCATCACCGGCCTGGACTACATCGAGGGTTACGGCCTGTCAGAAACCATGGCGGCGACCCACATCAACCCCACGAATCGCCCGAAACCCCAGTGCCTGGGTATTCCCGTGTTTGATGTCGACAGCCGGATCATTGATGTCGATACCTTGCAGGAAAAAGGCCCCGGCGAGACCGGCGAAATCGTCTCCAATGGGCCGCAGGTCACCATCGGTTACTGGAACCGGCCCTCGGAAACCGAAGCGGCATTTGTCGAGATTGATGGCAAGCGGTTTTTCCGCACCGGCGATCTGGGTTACTACGATGAGGAGGGCTATTTCTTCATGGTGGACCGGGTCAAGCGGATGATTAACGCATCCGGCTTCAAGGTCTGGCCATCGGAAGTCGAGGGCCTGATGTATCGACACCCCGCGATTCACGAAGTCTGCATCATCTCCTCGCCGGATCCCAAACGCGGTGAGACCGTGAAGGCCTGTATCGTGCTGACGCCCGAGGCGGAGGGCAAAACCACGGCAGGGGACATCACCAGCTGGTGCAAGGAACAGATGGCGGCCTACAAGATTCCCACCCTGATCGAGTTTGTCAGCGAATTGCCCAAGTCGCCCACTGGCAAGCTGATGTGGCGTGCGCTGCAGGAGGAGGAGTGGCAGGGGAAGGCCTGA
- a CDS encoding acyl-CoA dehydrogenase family protein produces the protein MDFRLNEEQQMLQDTVARLVRGEYSFEKRLEYSESELGFSADFWKQLGELGLTAVPFPEELGGFGGTGVEVQSVMTELGRGLCIEPYLQSIVLGGGLISQAGNDQQHEQWLGGIASGEMRAAVGLQEPQSFYNLNDVETRADKSGDGYVLNGRKAVVISGHCADVLVVSARTSGNSRDAEGISLFLVSPDAEGLERRTYPTIDGGKGCDLRLNNVKLSPDALLGEEGKASEVIEYQAGRAISALCGEAVGVMEVACDLTLDYLKQRKQFGVPIGKFQVLQHRMVDMMSELEQARSMAILAASMADEPQSNERRRTLAAAKNVIGRSGQFISEQGIQSHGGIGMTWEYNFAHYAKRLVMINHQLGDDDFHLERYAALLQ, from the coding sequence ATGGATTTCCGATTGAACGAAGAGCAGCAGATGCTGCAGGACACCGTGGCCCGCCTGGTGCGCGGTGAATACAGTTTTGAAAAGCGCCTGGAATACAGCGAATCGGAGCTGGGCTTCAGCGCCGATTTCTGGAAACAGCTGGGTGAGCTGGGCCTGACTGCCGTGCCCTTCCCGGAAGAGCTGGGTGGTTTTGGCGGCACCGGTGTTGAAGTGCAGAGCGTAATGACCGAACTGGGGCGCGGCCTGTGCATTGAGCCCTACCTGCAATCGATCGTCCTTGGTGGCGGGCTGATCAGCCAGGCCGGCAACGACCAGCAGCACGAGCAATGGCTCGGCGGCATCGCCAGTGGCGAAATGCGCGCGGCCGTGGGCCTGCAGGAGCCCCAGAGCTTTTATAATCTGAACGATGTGGAAACCCGGGCGGATAAATCCGGTGACGGCTATGTGCTGAATGGTCGCAAGGCCGTGGTCATCAGCGGTCACTGTGCCGATGTGCTGGTGGTTTCTGCCCGCACTTCCGGCAACAGTCGGGATGCCGAGGGTATCAGCCTGTTCCTGGTCAGCCCGGATGCCGAAGGCCTTGAGCGCCGCACCTACCCGACCATTGACGGCGGCAAGGGCTGCGACCTGCGCCTGAACAACGTCAAATTGAGCCCTGACGCCCTGCTGGGCGAGGAAGGCAAGGCCTCCGAGGTGATTGAGTATCAGGCCGGGCGCGCCATTTCAGCTCTGTGCGGCGAAGCCGTGGGCGTCATGGAAGTGGCCTGCGACCTGACTCTGGACTACCTGAAACAGCGCAAGCAGTTCGGCGTGCCCATCGGCAAGTTCCAGGTGCTTCAGCACCGGATGGTGGACATGATGTCGGAGCTGGAACAGGCCCGCTCCATGGCCATCCTGGCGGCCAGCATGGCCGACGAGCCCCAGAGTAACGAGCGGCGGCGGACCCTGGCGGCGGCCAAGAACGTCATCGGCCGCAGTGGCCAGTTCATTTCCGAGCAGGGGATCCAGTCCCATGGCGGTATCGGCATGACCTGGGAATACAACTTCGCGCACTACGCCAAGCGGCTGGTGATGATCAACCATCAGCTTGGCGATGACGACTTCCACCTGGAGCGTTACGCTGCCCTGCTACAGTGA
- a CDS encoding acetyl-CoA carboxylase biotin carboxylase subunit, whose translation MAIRKLLIANRGEIAVRIARACSELGIRSVAIHSEADDYSLHVKKADEAYQISKDPLSGYLNPHHIVNMAVETGCDALHPGYGFLSENAELAAICEQRGITFVGPSADAIASMGDKTQARQTALAAGVPVTPGSEGNLQDVEDAVKQAADIGYPVMLKATSGGGGRGIRRCDNEKELRQNYERVISEATKAFGSAEVFLEKCIIEPRHIEVQILADTYGNVVHLYERDCSIQRRNQKLIELAPSPQLEESQREYIGDLAKRVARQCGYVNAGTVEFLLDHDGSFYFMEMNTRVQVEHTITEEITGVDIIKAQIRIAAGEPLGLKQEDISYRGFAAQFRINAEDPKNGFLPSFGRISRYYSAGGPGVRTDANMYTGYEIPPYYDSMCAKLIVWAMDWPELIARSRRALRDMGIYGVQTTIPYYKQILEHPDFQSANFNTGFVERNPQLLEYSSKTRPESIATAIAAAIAAQAGL comes from the coding sequence ATGGCTATACGGAAGCTGCTGATCGCCAATCGCGGAGAGATTGCGGTCAGGATTGCCCGGGCCTGTAGCGAGCTGGGTATCCGCTCAGTCGCCATCCACTCGGAGGCTGACGACTACTCCCTGCACGTCAAGAAGGCCGATGAGGCCTATCAGATCAGCAAGGATCCGCTTTCGGGCTATCTGAATCCGCACCACATCGTCAATATGGCGGTGGAAACGGGTTGTGATGCGCTGCATCCCGGTTATGGTTTTCTTTCAGAGAACGCGGAGCTTGCTGCCATCTGTGAGCAGCGGGGCATTACCTTCGTTGGGCCCTCTGCTGATGCCATCGCATCCATGGGCGACAAGACCCAGGCCAGGCAGACCGCCCTGGCGGCCGGTGTGCCGGTAACCCCGGGTTCGGAAGGCAACCTCCAGGACGTGGAAGACGCGGTGAAGCAGGCCGCCGACATTGGCTACCCGGTGATGCTGAAAGCCACCTCCGGTGGTGGCGGGCGCGGCATTCGCCGCTGCGATAACGAAAAGGAACTGCGCCAGAACTATGAGCGGGTGATTTCCGAGGCCACCAAGGCCTTCGGCAGCGCCGAGGTGTTCCTGGAGAAGTGCATCATCGAGCCCCGGCACATCGAGGTTCAGATTCTTGCCGATACCTACGGCAACGTCGTGCATCTTTATGAGCGTGACTGTTCCATCCAGCGTCGTAACCAGAAACTGATCGAGCTGGCGCCGTCGCCGCAACTGGAAGAAAGCCAGCGTGAATACATTGGTGATCTTGCCAAGCGAGTCGCCAGGCAGTGTGGCTACGTCAATGCAGGCACCGTGGAATTCCTGCTGGATCACGATGGCAGCTTCTACTTCATGGAGATGAATACCCGGGTGCAGGTGGAACACACCATCACCGAGGAAATCACCGGGGTCGATATCATCAAGGCCCAGATTCGTATTGCGGCCGGCGAGCCCCTTGGGCTGAAGCAGGAGGACATCTCCTATCGGGGCTTTGCCGCCCAGTTCCGGATCAACGCCGAGGACCCGAAGAACGGCTTCCTGCCCAGTTTTGGCCGGATCAGCCGTTATTATTCGGCCGGCGGCCCGGGTGTCCGTACCGACGCCAACATGTACACCGGCTATGAGATTCCGCCGTACTACGACTCCATGTGCGCCAAGCTGATTGTCTGGGCCATGGACTGGCCAGAGCTGATCGCCCGTTCCCGCCGTGCCCTGAGGGACATGGGTATTTATGGTGTGCAGACCACCATTCCCTATTACAAACAGATTCTGGAGCATCCGGATTTTCAGTCGGCGAATTTCAACACCGGCTTTGTTGAACGGAATCCCCAGTTGCTGGAATACAGCAGCAAGACCCGCCCTGAATCCATAGCCACTGCCATAGCTGCCGCCATCGCGGCCCAGGCGGGCCTGTAA
- a CDS encoding CBS domain-containing protein, translated as MNNVFNALPVRDLARTGTLPTAKPLSHITSEDSAVHLLTDFADRKLSMLNSDMSVSEARLWMKLGDTPFKVVENQAGDCLGILAIEDVNGEKAMSMAHRQGVTLKDLRVRDIFRPVSELPAIHYRDLRAATVGDLVSTFREVHEEYLLVLDDNRHEPGHAYLRGLVCARELVQRLDMTIDLDHRATKFYEIVNVVQGGF; from the coding sequence ATGAACAATGTATTCAACGCCTTGCCCGTGCGGGACCTGGCACGCACCGGCACCTTGCCGACCGCCAAACCGCTGTCGCATATTACTAGTGAAGATTCTGCCGTCCACCTGCTCACCGATTTTGCCGATCGAAAGCTGTCGATGCTGAATTCCGACATGTCTGTCTCTGAGGCGAGACTCTGGATGAAGCTTGGTGACACCCCCTTCAAGGTTGTGGAGAACCAGGCAGGCGACTGCCTGGGGATACTGGCCATCGAGGACGTGAACGGTGAGAAAGCCATGAGTATGGCCCATCGTCAGGGCGTGACCCTGAAAGACTTGCGGGTGCGGGACATTTTCCGGCCCGTCAGCGAGTTGCCGGCCATTCATTACCGTGACCTGCGGGCGGCGACCGTGGGAGATCTGGTGAGCACGTTCCGTGAGGTTCATGAGGAATATCTGCTGGTGCTGGATGATAACCGGCACGAGCCGGGCCACGCCTATCTCAGGGGCCTTGTGTGTGCCCGGGAGTTGGTGCAACGGCTGGATATGACGATCGATCTGGATCACCGTGCAACCAAGTTCTACGAAATTGTGAATGTGGTGCAGGGGGGCTTTTAA
- the surE gene encoding 5'/3'-nucleotidase SurE — protein sequence MNEPMVKRILITNDDGINAPGLKVLEQIARNLAEEVWVVAPEHDRSGAGQSISIHDPLRVYEQGDKRFAVSGTPADCVLYSLAQWFGDSPPDLVLSGVNCGANISDSVQYSGTVGAVLSAEHMGIPAIALSQAFLSREGVDWSPVASFGEAVIRQLWQPGQNRAWNVNFPACEAAAITQARWCRQSNGSIQRPRLLAGQDARSLPYWWLGFDRSSRHIVAPDEDASVLRDKAIAITPLRHQDRLPGGADAFDLAAPAAH from the coding sequence ATGAACGAACCCATGGTCAAACGTATCCTGATCACCAACGACGACGGCATCAACGCGCCGGGGCTGAAAGTGCTTGAGCAGATCGCCCGCAACCTGGCAGAGGAAGTCTGGGTAGTGGCGCCGGAGCATGACCGCAGCGGTGCCGGCCAGAGCATTTCCATTCACGACCCCTTGCGGGTGTACGAACAGGGCGACAAGCGCTTTGCGGTTTCCGGCACGCCGGCGGATTGTGTGTTGTATTCGCTGGCCCAGTGGTTTGGGGACAGTCCGCCGGATCTGGTGCTGTCCGGGGTCAACTGTGGCGCTAACATCAGTGACTCGGTGCAGTATTCCGGCACTGTGGGCGCGGTGCTCAGCGCCGAGCATATGGGTATACCCGCCATCGCACTGAGCCAGGCGTTTCTGAGCCGGGAAGGTGTGGACTGGTCTCCGGTTGCCAGCTTTGGCGAAGCCGTTATCCGCCAGTTGTGGCAGCCGGGGCAGAACCGTGCCTGGAATGTGAACTTTCCCGCCTGTGAGGCGGCGGCCATCACTCAGGCCCGGTGGTGCCGGCAGTCCAACGGCTCGATCCAGCGCCCGCGCCTGCTGGCCGGTCAGGACGCCCGGAGCCTGCCGTACTGGTGGCTGGGGTTTGATCGCAGTTCCCGGCACATTGTCGCACCCGATGAAGACGCCAGCGTATTGCGGGACAAAGCCATCGCCATTACGCCATTGCGCCACCAGGATCGCCTGCCTGGCGGCGCCGACGCTTTTGATCTGGCCGCGCCAGCGGCTCACTGA
- a CDS encoding acyl-CoA dehydrogenase family protein, with protein MNLNYTAEELAFRDEVRAFLDDKLPADLAAKVKGFRRLSKADHQRWQKILGAQGWYATHWPEQYGGVNWTPVQKHIWDEESCRYGVPRSVPFGVNMVAPVIIKFGNEEQKQKYLPRILSGEDWWCQGYSEPGAGSDLASLKTRAVREGDHYVVNGQKTWTTLGQHANMIFCLVRTNTEVKAQEGISFLLIDMNTPGITVRPIITLDGEHEVNEVFFEDVKVPMENLVGEEDKGWTYAKYLLTYERTGLAGIGLSKAALSHLKQLAARRLKNGKPLIEDAAFSQRIARVEIDLMAAGISNLRIIASVEGGGMPGAESSMLKVRGTEIRQTINDLARRAIGPYAIPFVEEELDLDYDGDFLSDENAAPLAAQYFNNRKLSIFGGSNEIQKNIVSKMILGL; from the coding sequence ATGAACTTGAACTACACCGCCGAGGAACTCGCCTTCCGTGACGAAGTCCGCGCGTTCCTGGATGACAAACTGCCGGCGGACCTTGCCGCCAAGGTAAAAGGGTTCCGTCGCCTGTCCAAGGCCGACCATCAGCGCTGGCAAAAGATCCTCGGTGCGCAGGGCTGGTACGCCACCCACTGGCCAGAACAATACGGCGGCGTGAACTGGACGCCGGTCCAGAAGCACATCTGGGACGAAGAGTCCTGCCGGTATGGCGTGCCGCGGTCCGTTCCTTTCGGGGTGAACATGGTGGCACCGGTCATCATCAAGTTCGGTAACGAGGAGCAGAAGCAGAAATACCTGCCCCGGATCCTGAGCGGGGAAGACTGGTGGTGCCAGGGCTACTCCGAACCAGGCGCCGGCTCGGATCTCGCCTCCCTGAAAACCCGCGCCGTGCGCGAGGGTGACCATTACGTCGTCAACGGCCAGAAGACCTGGACCACCCTGGGCCAGCACGCCAACATGATTTTCTGCCTGGTACGCACCAACACCGAGGTGAAAGCCCAGGAAGGCATTTCCTTCCTGCTGATCGACATGAACACCCCGGGCATCACCGTGCGCCCGATCATCACCCTTGATGGCGAGCATGAAGTGAACGAGGTGTTCTTCGAGGACGTCAAAGTCCCCATGGAGAACCTGGTGGGCGAAGAAGACAAGGGCTGGACCTACGCCAAGTATCTGCTGACCTACGAACGCACCGGTCTCGCCGGCATCGGCCTGTCCAAGGCGGCCCTGTCGCACCTCAAGCAACTGGCCGCCCGCCGTCTGAAAAACGGCAAACCGCTGATTGAGGATGCCGCCTTCAGCCAGCGTATTGCCAGGGTGGAAATTGACCTGATGGCGGCCGGCATCAGCAACCTGCGCATTATTGCGTCGGTGGAAGGCGGCGGCATGCCCGGCGCGGAGAGCTCCATGCTCAAGGTCCGTGGTACCGAGATCCGCCAGACCATCAACGACCTGGCCCGCCGGGCCATTGGCCCCTATGCCATTCCGTTTGTGGAAGAGGAACTGGACCTGGACTACGACGGCGACTTCCTCTCCGACGAGAACGCCGCACCGCTGGCTGCCCAGTACTTCAACAACCGCAAGCTGTCGATTTTCGGCGGATCCAACGAGATCCAGAAGAACATCGTGTCGAAAATGATTCTCGGGCTTTAA
- a CDS encoding class II aldolase/adducin family protein, with product MTTSEQSTEQDLRKAEWKVRTELAAAYRLVALFGWDDLIFTHLSARVPGPDHHFLINPYGLLFHEITASSLVKVDRDSQVVEAGGLRRVNPAGFTIHSAVHMGREDAGAVMHLHAPDGVAVSAHRDGLLPLSQTAMLCLNHLSYHDYEGVALNLDERERLIRDLGDKSMMILRNHGVLTAGKDVPETFTYLYFLMKACEIQVKAQSCGPTWMPSEQAIETTADQSQALGSAAALTWPALVRLLDSKSPGYAV from the coding sequence ATGACAACAAGCGAACAGTCGACTGAACAGGATCTGAGAAAAGCCGAATGGAAGGTCCGGACCGAACTGGCCGCCGCCTACCGGCTGGTCGCCCTGTTTGGCTGGGACGATCTGATCTTCACCCACCTGTCCGCCCGGGTGCCCGGACCGGATCATCACTTTCTGATCAACCCTTACGGGCTGCTGTTCCACGAAATCACCGCCTCGTCACTGGTGAAGGTGGACCGGGATAGCCAGGTGGTGGAGGCCGGCGGCCTTCGCCGGGTCAATCCGGCTGGCTTCACCATCCACAGCGCGGTGCACATGGGCCGGGAAGACGCCGGCGCGGTGATGCACCTGCACGCGCCCGATGGTGTCGCGGTCTCCGCCCACCGGGACGGCCTGCTGCCCCTGAGCCAGACCGCCATGCTGTGCCTCAATCATCTGAGCTACCACGATTACGAGGGCGTGGCCCTCAACCTGGACGAACGGGAACGGCTGATCAGGGATCTGGGCGACAAGTCCATGATGATCCTGCGTAATCATGGCGTACTGACCGCTGGCAAGGATGTGCCAGAGACCTTTACCTACCTGTATTTCTTGATGAAAGCCTGTGAGATCCAGGTCAAGGCCCAGAGCTGCGGCCCCACCTGGATGCCATCGGAACAGGCCATCGAGACCACGGCAGACCAGTCTCAGGCGCTCGGCAGTGCCGCCGCCCTCACCTGGCCGGCGCTGGTTCGGCTTCTGGACAGTAAAAGCCCCGGCTACGCGGTCTGA